One stretch of Chryseobacterium indologenes DNA includes these proteins:
- a CDS encoding glycoside hydrolase family 43 protein, translated as MNQRNLKYITLSFLLAGIGIAAQNPVIQTHFTPDPAPMVYKGKMYVYTGDDQPGFDFYTMTKWRVYSTEDMVNYTNHGSPISLESFSWARDRAWAAQCIERNGKFYWYICVQTVDNNMAIGVAVSDSPTGPFRDALGKPLISTGTWDNIDPTVFTDDDGQAYLYWGNSKLFYVKLNKDMTSYQGKITEIPQSVEAFGGLRRPGKSDEVLQKQEKFDDVYVEGPWLYKRNNQYYMMYAGMTGRTECLSYSTSPSPTGPWKYQGKIMTDQPTNSFTNHGGIIDFKGKSYLFYHTGLLPAGGSYGRSTAVEEFRYNADGTIPKIIMTKEGVAPAGTLNPYKRTEAETMAWSEKCSTSENRKTGVYVSDARAGGYIRVRSVDFEKGTSGFSASVAAGIDGGILEVHLDDVKGPKIAEIEIPRTGGWEEFKTLTSKISESVSGVHDVYFVFQGKNITAGRKLFNFDYWSFQKK; from the coding sequence ATGAATCAACGAAACTTAAAATATATCACACTTTCTTTTCTGTTGGCAGGGATTGGTATTGCTGCACAGAATCCGGTTATTCAGACCCATTTTACACCTGATCCTGCTCCCATGGTCTATAAAGGGAAAATGTATGTTTATACAGGGGATGATCAGCCGGGATTTGATTTTTATACGATGACCAAATGGCGGGTGTATTCCACGGAAGATATGGTCAATTATACAAACCATGGTTCACCTATTTCTTTAGAGTCTTTCAGCTGGGCGCGGGACAGAGCCTGGGCAGCACAGTGTATTGAAAGAAACGGTAAATTCTACTGGTATATCTGTGTACAGACTGTTGACAACAATATGGCTATTGGGGTTGCGGTGTCTGACAGTCCTACAGGGCCTTTCAGAGATGCTTTGGGAAAACCTCTGATTTCAACCGGAACCTGGGATAATATTGACCCGACGGTTTTTACAGATGATGACGGACAGGCTTATCTGTATTGGGGAAACAGTAAATTATTTTATGTGAAGCTCAATAAAGATATGACTTCTTATCAGGGGAAAATCACAGAAATTCCACAATCGGTGGAAGCTTTCGGCGGGCTGAGACGTCCCGGGAAAAGTGATGAGGTTCTGCAAAAGCAGGAAAAATTTGATGATGTATATGTAGAAGGACCATGGCTTTACAAGCGAAACAATCAATATTATATGATGTACGCCGGAATGACCGGAAGAACAGAATGTTTATCCTATTCAACCAGCCCATCGCCAACCGGGCCGTGGAAATATCAGGGGAAAATAATGACCGACCAGCCTACTAACAGCTTTACCAACCATGGCGGAATTATCGATTTCAAAGGAAAGTCCTACCTGTTTTACCATACCGGATTATTGCCGGCCGGAGGAAGCTACGGACGCTCAACGGCTGTAGAAGAATTCAGATATAATGCTGACGGGACTATTCCGAAGATTATAATGACCAAAGAAGGTGTAGCTCCGGCTGGAACCTTAAATCCATACAAGAGAACCGAAGCCGAAACTATGGCATGGTCGGAAAAATGCAGCACTTCCGAAAACAGAAAAACCGGAGTGTATGTCTCCGATGCCAGAGCAGGAGGATATATCAGGGTCCGTTCGGTAGATTTTGAAAAGGGAACTTCAGGATTTTCAGCTTCCGTTGCCGCAGGAATTGATGGCGGAATTCTGGAAGTTCATCTGGATGATGTTAAAGGGCCAAAAATAGCCGAGATTGAAATTCCGAGAACCGGTGGCTGGGAAGAGTTCAAAACCCTGACCTCAAAAATTTCAGAATCTGTTTCCGGTGTTCATGATGTCTATTTTGTGTTCCAGGGGAAAAATATTACGGCAGGAAGAAAGTTATTTAATTTCGATTACTGGAGCTTTCAGAAAAAATAA
- a CDS encoding glycoside hydrolase family 43 protein codes for MKKTIKAILNLCLTGYSGILLSQNPIIQTNYTADPAPMVYNDRLYVYTTHDEDDSTWFTMNDWKVYSTNDMVNWTDHGTILSYKDFDWAKRDAWAAQCVERNGKFFLYVPMWSKTNNKGAIGVAVGDSPFGPFHDPLGKPLVQSEWGDIDPTVFVDDDGQAHMYWGNPKLKYVKLNEDMISYSGNITEVPMTEESFGKRDGKPNPERPTKYEEGPWLYKRKNLYYLFWPGGPLPEFIGYSTGKTAQGPWKYGGIVMPTEGKSFTNHPGVIDFRGKTYFFYHNGALPGGSGFTRSVSLEELTFNKDGSISPFKMTNGITKAIATVNPYSFNQAEMIAWSENVKSYQNKEAGVFIKAKKNGAYSSVKNVDFRKKGAAAFSARVGTTHNSDVTMTVHLDAVNGPVAATVKVPLTGGDDRWETVKVQMAEKITGIHDLYFVFNGKASTDIMYFDYWTFLENNEL; via the coding sequence ATGAAAAAAACAATAAAGGCAATACTTAATCTCTGTTTAACAGGATATTCGGGAATATTACTTTCTCAGAACCCTATTATTCAGACCAATTATACTGCAGACCCGGCACCAATGGTGTACAATGACAGGCTGTATGTGTACACGACACACGATGAGGATGATTCCACCTGGTTTACCATGAACGACTGGAAAGTGTATTCCACCAATGATATGGTCAACTGGACAGATCACGGAACAATTCTCTCGTATAAAGATTTCGACTGGGCAAAACGTGATGCCTGGGCCGCACAATGTGTAGAAAGAAACGGGAAGTTTTTTTTATACGTTCCGATGTGGTCCAAAACCAATAACAAAGGCGCTATAGGGGTTGCCGTTGGCGACAGTCCGTTTGGACCTTTTCATGATCCGCTGGGAAAACCTCTTGTTCAGAGCGAATGGGGAGATATTGATCCCACCGTTTTTGTGGATGATGACGGACAGGCTCATATGTATTGGGGAAATCCTAAATTAAAATACGTAAAGCTGAATGAAGATATGATCTCCTATTCCGGAAATATTACAGAAGTTCCGATGACCGAAGAATCATTTGGAAAAAGGGACGGAAAGCCTAACCCGGAAAGACCCACAAAATACGAGGAAGGCCCGTGGCTGTACAAAAGGAAAAACCTGTATTATCTTTTCTGGCCGGGTGGTCCGCTTCCTGAATTCATAGGATATTCTACAGGTAAAACAGCACAGGGACCATGGAAATATGGAGGAATTGTAATGCCTACTGAAGGGAAATCATTCACCAATCATCCCGGTGTTATTGATTTCCGGGGGAAAACATATTTCTTTTATCACAATGGGGCATTGCCAGGCGGAAGCGGTTTTACAAGATCGGTAAGTCTGGAAGAGCTTACATTCAATAAAGACGGTTCCATCTCACCATTTAAAATGACCAACGGAATTACAAAAGCTATCGCGACAGTTAATCCTTATTCATTCAATCAGGCAGAAATGATTGCCTGGTCGGAAAATGTAAAATCCTATCAGAATAAAGAGGCTGGTGTTTTCATCAAAGCAAAGAAAAATGGAGCTTATAGCAGTGTAAAGAATGTAGATTTCCGGAAAAAAGGAGCTGCTGCCTTCTCTGCAAGAGTAGGAACTACCCATAACAGTGACGTCACAATGACCGTTCATCTGGATGCTGTGAACGGCCCGGTTGCTGCAACGGTAAAGGTTCCGCTGACGGGTGGAGATGACCGCTGGGAAACCGTAAAAGTTCAGATGGCTGAAAAGATTACCGGCATTCATGATCTGTACTTTGTATTCAATGGAAAAGCCTCAACAGATATTATGTATTTCGATTACTGGACCTTTCTTGAAAATAATGAGTTATGA
- a CDS encoding glycoside hydrolase family 97 protein, whose translation MRKKVLYIIFSLFLISKGFAQVAEISSPDGHLKLQVFSEEGKASYNVILLGKAMLEKSPLGLVTNESDFSKDLKFMDSKKDIVSKKYTNEKIKKSEIDYKANTLFVNFSNTDQHQIVIEFQVSNNNIAFRYNIPPMKERLSVVIQSESTGYRFPSQTTTFLSPMMKPMTGFARTAPSYESGYKADAELGMPSDYGYVFPGLFHIVNEGWVLLSETGVNSTYCASHLETTAEKNLYKVAYPNIAENNGFGSTGAAVSLPGKTPWRTITVGSSLKPIVETTIPFDVVDPMYEPSQEYQFGKSTWSWILWQDKSMNYDDQVKFIDLAAALKYQFILMDALWDKNIGKERMKNLIQYAKSENVGVLLWYNSNGAANDAPMGPRNKMSSSVERKKEMKWLKEAGVKGLKVDFFGGDKQETMRLYEDILSDANDFGLTIIFHGATVPRGWEVMYPNYAGSEAVLASEMLYFSEDVRKQEAFFATLHPFIRNTVGSMEFGGTFLNKYLTESNRDKNKRHTTDGFQLATAVLFQNPVQMFGIMPNNLTDAPEFQLSFMKEVPTLWDETVFIDGYPGKYAVVARRHADRWYVAGVNAEKQSQKLKIKLPMFAGKNLQLINDDAKGNTSEKEVKVNAKGDFTIEIQPNGGFVIRN comes from the coding sequence ATGAGAAAAAAAGTTTTATATATCATATTCAGCCTGTTTCTGATCAGCAAAGGTTTTGCACAGGTAGCAGAGATTTCAAGTCCGGATGGACACCTGAAGCTTCAGGTTTTTTCAGAAGAGGGAAAAGCATCGTATAATGTTATCCTTCTGGGAAAAGCAATGCTTGAAAAATCCCCGCTGGGCCTGGTAACCAATGAGTCCGATTTTTCAAAAGATCTGAAATTTATGGACAGCAAAAAGGATATTGTTTCTAAGAAATATACGAACGAAAAAATCAAAAAATCTGAGATTGATTATAAGGCCAATACTTTATTCGTTAACTTCAGTAATACAGACCAGCATCAGATAGTCATTGAATTTCAGGTGAGCAACAACAATATTGCTTTCCGCTACAATATTCCACCGATGAAAGAACGGCTGAGTGTTGTGATACAGTCAGAATCCACAGGGTACAGATTTCCGTCACAGACGACTACTTTTCTTTCACCTATGATGAAGCCGATGACGGGATTTGCCCGTACAGCGCCAAGTTATGAAAGTGGCTATAAAGCTGATGCTGAGCTAGGAATGCCATCCGATTATGGATACGTTTTCCCTGGCCTGTTCCATATTGTAAATGAGGGCTGGGTACTGCTTTCCGAGACAGGAGTGAACAGTACGTATTGTGCTTCACACCTTGAAACCACAGCAGAAAAAAATCTTTACAAAGTCGCTTATCCGAACATTGCTGAAAATAACGGTTTCGGAAGTACCGGAGCAGCCGTTTCTCTTCCCGGAAAAACACCGTGGAGAACAATTACAGTAGGCAGCTCCCTGAAACCCATCGTAGAAACTACCATTCCTTTTGATGTGGTAGATCCGATGTATGAGCCTTCACAGGAGTATCAGTTCGGAAAATCTACCTGGAGCTGGATTCTTTGGCAGGACAAAAGTATGAACTATGATGATCAGGTGAAATTCATAGACCTTGCTGCTGCGTTGAAATATCAGTTTATTCTTATGGATGCGCTTTGGGATAAAAATATTGGAAAAGAACGAATGAAAAACCTTATTCAATATGCAAAATCGGAAAACGTGGGAGTATTACTTTGGTACAATTCCAATGGAGCAGCCAATGACGCACCGATGGGACCGAGAAATAAAATGAGTTCATCCGTTGAACGGAAAAAGGAAATGAAATGGCTGAAAGAAGCAGGCGTAAAAGGACTGAAAGTCGATTTCTTCGGAGGAGATAAACAGGAAACCATGCGTCTGTACGAAGATATTCTTTCCGACGCCAATGATTTTGGATTAACCATTATTTTCCATGGAGCCACTGTCCCGAGAGGCTGGGAAGTGATGTACCCGAATTATGCAGGAAGCGAAGCTGTTCTTGCTTCGGAAATGCTTTATTTCTCAGAAGATGTACGGAAACAGGAAGCTTTTTTTGCCACACTTCATCCTTTCATCAGAAATACAGTGGGAAGCATGGAGTTTGGCGGAACTTTCCTCAACAAATATTTAACAGAATCCAACAGAGACAAAAATAAAAGGCATACCACAGATGGCTTTCAGCTGGCTACAGCAGTACTGTTTCAGAATCCCGTTCAGATGTTTGGGATCATGCCGAATAATCTGACCGATGCTCCGGAATTTCAGCTCAGCTTCATGAAAGAAGTTCCGACACTTTGGGATGAGACAGTTTTCATAGATGGCTATCCCGGGAAATATGCCGTGGTTGCGAGAAGACATGCGGATCGATGGTATGTGGCAGGGGTAAATGCCGAAAAGCAATCCCAAAAACTGAAAATAAAACTTCCGATGTTCGCCGGGAAAAACTTGCAACTTATCAATGATGATGCAAAAGGAAATACATCAGAGAAAGAAGTGAAAGTAAATGCAAAAGGCGACTTTACAATTGAAATTCAGCCGAACGGAGGATTTGTAATAAGAAATTAG
- a CDS encoding SGNH/GDSL hydrolase family protein, translated as MRFKNLYIFIISGFLVSCSSSQSLEKQSSKDQWLTTWATAPQLVEPKNLAPEPGLSGNTLRQIVRVSVGGKKLRLRFSNKYSMDSLEVKTVSIAVPSDSSNVDATSIRSLTFEKKNSFKIAPGSDIYSDEVNFNLKPNSLLAITISYTKVTQSVTGHPGSRTTSFIVKGEQANAAVFKNPVKTDHWYSLFNIDVKTVEPSYAVAIMGNSITDGRGSGTNRQNRWPDIFSQRLLANPSTRNISVLNFGIGGNCVVHGGLGPTALDRFDYNILNQQGVKWLIILEGVNDLGGIGDPDDASKRTEELIAAYQVMIDKAHANGIKVYGATILPFAKSFYDKPFRIEAWKKVNDWIRNSGKFDAVIDFAKHMQSENPEVILNNMHDHDFLHPNEAGYRRMGEFVDLNLFKN; from the coding sequence ATGCGCTTCAAAAACTTATATATCTTTATCATTTCGGGATTTTTGGTTTCCTGCTCTTCCTCACAGAGTCTGGAAAAACAGTCTTCCAAAGACCAGTGGCTCACTACCTGGGCAACAGCTCCCCAATTGGTGGAACCTAAAAACCTTGCGCCGGAACCAGGGCTTTCGGGGAACACCCTGCGTCAGATTGTGCGTGTATCTGTGGGTGGGAAAAAACTGCGGCTACGTTTCTCCAACAAATATTCCATGGATAGCCTGGAGGTAAAAACCGTTTCTATTGCCGTGCCGTCCGATAGCAGTAATGTGGATGCAACCAGCATCAGATCATTAACGTTTGAGAAGAAAAACAGTTTTAAAATTGCTCCCGGATCCGATATTTATTCTGATGAAGTGAACTTTAACCTGAAGCCTAATTCGTTACTGGCTATTACAATTTCCTATACAAAAGTAACCCAATCTGTCACCGGACATCCGGGGTCAAGAACAACCTCTTTTATTGTTAAAGGTGAGCAGGCCAATGCTGCAGTATTTAAAAATCCTGTAAAAACAGATCATTGGTATTCGCTTTTTAACATCGATGTAAAGACCGTTGAACCCTCGTATGCGGTGGCTATTATGGGGAATTCCATTACAGATGGAAGAGGATCGGGAACCAACAGACAGAATCGCTGGCCGGATATTTTTTCTCAGCGGTTATTGGCTAATCCTTCTACCAGGAATATAAGTGTCCTTAATTTCGGGATTGGTGGGAATTGTGTAGTGCATGGTGGTTTGGGTCCTACAGCATTAGACCGTTTCGATTATAACATCCTCAATCAGCAGGGCGTAAAATGGCTGATCATTCTGGAAGGAGTGAATGATCTGGGAGGAATAGGAGATCCTGATGACGCTTCCAAAAGAACAGAAGAACTGATTGCTGCTTATCAGGTGATGATTGATAAGGCACATGCTAACGGAATCAAAGTGTACGGAGCAACGATTCTTCCTTTTGCAAAGTCGTTCTACGACAAACCTTTCCGTATCGAGGCCTGGAAAAAAGTAAACGACTGGATCAGGAACAGCGGGAAGTTTGATGCCGTCATCGATTTTGCAAAACACATGCAAAGTGAAAATCCGGAAGTCATCTTAAACAATATGCACGATCATGATTTTCTTCACCCCAATGAGGCCGGCTACAGGAGAATGGGAGAATTTGTGGATCTGAATTTATTTAAAAATTAA